AATGACGATAGCCTGGGGTTTAAGTCCAGTGTGAAAAGCCTGAATGAATTGTCTTTCAAATGTGAGCAAACTAGCTAGCAGAGTCAGATAATAAACCTAACAATTTCAGTACCTACACATCCAGTTAAAACCTGGAGTGTACCTGTGGTCGCATGCGAGGATTCCAGCGTATGTAGTAGGAGACCCAGAGCTGGAGGTGTCGTATACCAACGGTGGGGAAGAGCACATGGGAGGGATAATGTACATACAGCGGATTCACAAACTCTTCTAGCTGACTGTTCACAAACGACCATAGAGACACAGTGCGCTTCGGGACTTcctaaacacaaaacagacagtCTCTTAGACCCACACACACTTATAAATAAACACAAGTCTCACACAAACAATGACAACGGATAATTTACTGTAAGTTgctgtggataaaagcatctgccaaattacATCATGATCTAACTGTCATATCCCTACTCTTTAAATGAGATGCATATAAAGTGTGCAAACATTTATTCCCAAGGCCATTCTCACTCTTACCTCTTTAAGTCTTTGCTGCTCACTGTTACACAGAAATGTGCCAAAGAGGCAGCTGTAGAGGTGATCCAGTATTGTTATGAGGAAATACTCATTGAACTCGAAAGCTGCAggaaactacaaacacaaataccTATTACTTATACAGACACAGACCACAGAACATACTGAAGACATGGGCAGGTGGGCAGGTGTTGCTCTGGAAACCCTGGGGTGTTTTGCACTCACCTGTCTTGTCATCTGCCAAACACAATCAATGAACTGCAGGAAGATTGGTGAGCGATCGGCATCTGTGTGATTCTTATCACCATGGCCCACTCGCTGTATACACAAAATACAATCATGTTCAGAAGtatggggtcagtgagatttttctAACAATTTGATAGAAATCTCTTATGTtcacaaaggctacatttattttgatcaaacatacaataaaaatactgtgaactattattacaatttataataactgttttgtattttaatatatgttcaaatataatttattcatgtgatggcaatttttagcagtcattactccagtcttaagtgccacatgatccttcagaaatcattctgatatgctgatttgaggaACAAGTAACATATCTAAtgattagcaatgttgaaaacaattgtactACCTAATATTTGAGAAAGTGtgtacattttttaggattctttcatgaatttaaagtagaaaagaacagcattcatttgagaaaaaaaaagtaactttataaatgccttcactgtaacttttgattaatttaatgaatccctcctgaataaaagtattcatttctttactgaaaaaaaatcttactgaccctacatttctgaatggtagtgtacatattatgtttttgtattttttttaaatggtcaaaagtatattatatattctatagaactaaaatagatagaatagaaaagatattacaatgaaaatgcaatttcCGATAGAAAGGCTTAATTTGGTTTCTGGAGTAGCTGTGCAgcacataaaacaaagaaattagaTCATATGTCAATATAATGGTATGTGCCCAGATACTAGTGCACTTATATAGGGCACTATGAAGCAGTTATTATATACAAATAGTGAATGAGTTAACAAGTGAGCAATTTGGGATACGGGAAACCTATTATTCTCTCACAGTCTTGCTTGTTGCTGTATCATGTGAACTACAACTGGACCTCTGACCTGTTGGAAGCGGTGACCAAAGCTGAGCCACTCTTTCTCCAGCAGTATCTGAAAGCCTCGTATGGTTCTGTAGTGAGAGTCCAGCATTATCAAGGCCAGTGAGGTCAGCTGAGGAGTTCTGTCCCAGCCGTCACTGCAATGAACCACCACTGAGGTTTTCCCAGACTCCACCTTATCGGCTATCCTTAAAGCTCCAGCCAGGATCAactatcacacatacacacaccacacagtcaGTGCCACATTCATCATCCTCATGTTTCCTAACATTTGAGAAAGGTGATTAACGTGATCACGCTTGTCTCACCTTAATATGCTCCAGCCAGTGGGTGGACTCGAGATTGGAAAGCCAGTGAGATTCCTCAATGTTGGGATAGACAACATCCTTCAGTTTCCGTAGCGACTCACGCATTACATGAATGTTGTGGATATCAAGAAATACCAGTTCAGCGTTCTGATAAGCATCTTCACTCTCAAACCCACCTCCTTTCAtctaaaatgcatataaacacaGGCTTTCAAAATTTCTCTTCCATTCAAAACGCACACTTGAAGTTAAAGTGAGTGCCTACCTTGTTAGCTGCAGCATTCACACTTGGTCTGGCATCGAATATGAACAGTTTGTGTGATTGAGCGTTTGCGTCCATAATGGCCTGAAGGAGCTTCTCATCTTCTTTGCAGCGGCGACCGTTCTGGCCCACCATCGTTTGACTGGCACGCACCACTGCGGCCTGACTCTCTGGGTGGATCCATGACAGCACCTAAACCAGGGCGAGCAAACAGCTTTAGTGGTGAGGCCCGGTGACGAATAATTGTGCACACACAGACTGATGTGTGATGATTCAGAAACATCTCATGACACTGACCGGAATGCGTCCTTTGGCCCTAAAGCTGGAGACGCGTCGCAGTTCCTCATCAGTAATGGTTACTGGGACAAAAAGTGTTGCTGGGTATGAATCACACAGCTCGTAGTGGTCATTTACTTTGGAGATCCTCCAGCTCTCGTTTGGAAGaccctacacacacatacacacatgtgtATTTAAAACACGACGCACAAAAACGTGATTCTCATTGGTTGATCACAGCATTTTGCAgcaaatatttttgcataatgatgaTAAACTATATAAATGATTGTTGTCCCAGGTAAACAATATTCTATACAGTTGTGCAAGAAGTCTTTTCACTCCGTAGTCATTCTCAttctattcaaatatttaaatcttggtaaattattttatattattcatttttgataaggaatatatataatatatttattattatatggacattacataatacaataaatattcatattgaataattttgtaattatttcagatttatattttcatgtattaatTTGGTAAGTACCTGTGATACATGGGATAATGAATCATCATTAGTTGCAAAACAAACCCCTTTAGGGTGATACAAGCCAACTGTGCATTACATTAAGAGTTCTAATCACTCtaaagtgatttattttgcaACACATATtggatgaaaaaatatattaccaCCATGAATAAACACAGGCTGTACCTGTCTCTTGTATTCAGCCAGTGGATCATACACCTTCCATCCGTTCTCGGGAAACACCTGCTTATACTCAAATGCAAAGAGAGACTAGACAAAGAGAAAGgaaggagacagacagagatataATTCATTTTAGGCTGATGCTGaatcagtttaattttagtatataaa
This is a stretch of genomic DNA from Cyprinus carpio isolate SPL01 unplaced genomic scaffold, ASM1834038v1 S000006615, whole genome shotgun sequence. It encodes these proteins:
- the LOC109090429 gene encoding myotubularin-related protein 2 isoform X2, which gives rise to MEESGSVDSVESLCSSTTTRSDRSSGPRVSDTELRSKAKATEKVYKDPSKDELPLLPEELVQDSAKDVTYICPFIGPVRGSLTVTNYRLFFRCTDREPVFGLDLPLGGLSRVEKIGAASSRGDVSYGVVCKDMRNLRFVHKEPENSLKKSVFEVLMKFAFPVSNNMSLFAFEYKQVFPENGWKVYDPLAEYKRQGLPNESWRISKVNDHYELCDSYPATLFVPVTITDEELRRVSSFRAKGRIPVLSWIHPESQAAVVRASQTMVGQNGRRCKEDEKLLQAIMDANAQSHKLFIFDARPSVNAAANKMKGGGFESEDAYQNAELVFLDIHNIHVMRESLRKLKDVVYPNIEESHWLSNLESTHWLEHIKLILAGALRIADKVESGKTSVVVHCSDGWDRTPQLTSLALIMLDSHYRTIRGFQILLEKEWLSFGHRFQQRVGHGDKNHTDADRSPIFLQFIDCVWQMTRQFPAAFEFNEYFLITILDHLYSCLFGTFLCNSEQQRLKEEVPKRTVSLWSFVNSQLEEFVNPLYVHYPSHVLFPTVGIRHLQLWVSYYIRWNPRMRPQEPVHQRYKELLAKRAELQKRVEELQREAANRMASSSSERAGSPTRSITPVQTFV
- the LOC109090429 gene encoding myotubularin-related protein 2 isoform X1 gives rise to the protein MEESGSVDSVESLCSSTTTRSDRSSGPRVSDTELRSKAKATEKVYKDPSKDELPLLPEELVQDSGICAKDVTYICPFIGPVRGSLTVTNYRLFFRCTDREPVFGLDLPLGGLSRVEKIGAASSRGDVSYGVVCKDMRNLRFVHKEPENSLKKSVFEVLMKFAFPVSNNMSLFAFEYKQVFPENGWKVYDPLAEYKRQGLPNESWRISKVNDHYELCDSYPATLFVPVTITDEELRRVSSFRAKGRIPVLSWIHPESQAAVVRASQTMVGQNGRRCKEDEKLLQAIMDANAQSHKLFIFDARPSVNAAANKMKGGGFESEDAYQNAELVFLDIHNIHVMRESLRKLKDVVYPNIEESHWLSNLESTHWLEHIKLILAGALRIADKVESGKTSVVVHCSDGWDRTPQLTSLALIMLDSHYRTIRGFQILLEKEWLSFGHRFQQRVGHGDKNHTDADRSPIFLQFIDCVWQMTRQFPAAFEFNEYFLITILDHLYSCLFGTFLCNSEQQRLKEEVPKRTVSLWSFVNSQLEEFVNPLYVHYPSHVLFPTVGIRHLQLWVSYYIRWNPRMRPQEPVHQRYKELLAKRAELQKRVEELQREAANRMASSSSERAGSPTRSITPVQTFV